One segment of Herbaspirillum hiltneri N3 DNA contains the following:
- a CDS encoding bifunctional diguanylate cyclase/phosphodiesterase, whose protein sequence is MWSLLLARLNDREAEIGKNALQEAGVQSKSYAEQLARAVSQVDQITLHLKYYWTYTDGHLSVEDQQQQGLYPTSSLLYVTISDRDGKLLTSSLSLQKLTNVANRDYFLTHKNHAHSGLLISNPAIGIRSQRMLIRFSRRLDDAVGNFNGIVMVAVEPAFLAPSQDESALGKKDFIALFQPDGTPLLSRTMDALQTQETAFKSRPPLAGASGAMVMPGSTFDDGEERIVAWHAVRGYPLVAAVGVSTRDVYAAFRERASDYMFIASACSAFLAICAVVGMLFSMRLAIRKHETEKAREAYGIVTEGGADGFYMWLALRGKDGEIVDFQVLDCNERGAAIFGINKSELIGSHMSRFYSPEYFATLMRTFRSAMENGEYEDEFETPPESPLGASWLHRRMVRTRFGLAITVRDISESKTHELALLDQINTDELTGLPNRHWVLRYLNRLLHDAAGDGRGFAVLFADLDDFKNVNDTLGHSSGDLLLQAVTQRLRELVPAPHEVVRFGGDSFTVIQQGGSIDDAAQLADRILQAFSRPLMLSNQNILQVNLSIGISIFPRDGSSVDALLKHADTAMHAAKSEGKKRFRFYQPQLSERLQIKIENENALRLAIERDEFVLYFQPRVNAVSGEFCSMEALARWRHPVRGIVSPLEFIPVAEETGLILQLGELIIRKACAQLAQWRIAGLPLLPMSVNVSSRQLNQGNLNDIIASALAEYAITPAQLELELTESCMMADAIEVAEELASFRKLGIKLLVDDFGTGYSSLSQLQRLDLDVLKVDKAFTAELGVRAESEVLFNAMVSMAHALRMTVVAEGVETEAQLHLLQALHCDEVQGYYISHPVPAADIPPLMQRRYLFPAAPVTLD, encoded by the coding sequence ATGTGGTCGCTGCTGCTGGCGCGCCTCAATGACCGCGAAGCGGAAATCGGCAAGAACGCCCTGCAGGAAGCGGGCGTCCAGTCGAAGTCGTATGCCGAGCAACTGGCCCGCGCCGTCAGCCAGGTCGACCAGATCACCCTGCACCTCAAGTACTACTGGACTTACACCGACGGCCACCTGAGCGTGGAAGACCAGCAGCAGCAAGGTCTCTATCCGACCTCCTCGCTGCTGTATGTCACCATCTCGGATCGCGACGGCAAACTCCTGACCAGCTCGCTGTCGCTGCAAAAGCTGACAAACGTCGCCAATCGCGATTACTTCCTGACCCATAAGAATCACGCCCACAGCGGACTGCTGATCAGCAATCCGGCGATCGGCATACGCTCGCAACGCATGCTGATCCGCTTTTCGCGCCGCCTCGACGACGCAGTGGGCAACTTCAACGGCATCGTCATGGTCGCAGTGGAACCTGCCTTCCTGGCGCCGTCGCAAGATGAATCGGCGCTCGGCAAGAAGGACTTCATCGCGCTGTTCCAGCCGGATGGCACGCCGCTGCTGTCGCGCACAATGGATGCGCTGCAGACGCAGGAAACCGCCTTCAAATCGCGGCCGCCGCTGGCCGGCGCCAGCGGCGCCATGGTCATGCCCGGCTCCACCTTCGACGATGGCGAGGAGCGTATCGTGGCATGGCATGCGGTGCGCGGTTATCCGCTGGTGGCGGCGGTGGGCGTGTCGACGCGCGACGTCTATGCCGCGTTCCGCGAGCGCGCCTCCGACTACATGTTCATCGCCAGCGCCTGTTCGGCGTTCCTGGCGATCTGCGCAGTGGTCGGCATGCTGTTCTCGATGCGGCTGGCGATCCGCAAGCACGAAACCGAAAAGGCCCGTGAAGCCTACGGCATCGTCACCGAAGGCGGCGCCGATGGTTTTTACATGTGGCTGGCGCTACGCGGCAAGGACGGCGAGATCGTCGACTTCCAGGTGCTCGACTGCAACGAACGCGGCGCTGCCATCTTCGGCATCAACAAGTCCGAACTCATCGGCAGCCACATGTCGCGGTTCTATTCGCCCGAGTATTTTGCGACGCTGATGCGGACCTTCCGCAGCGCCATGGAAAACGGCGAATACGAAGACGAATTCGAGACCCCGCCGGAAAGCCCGCTCGGCGCCTCATGGCTGCATCGGCGCATGGTGCGCACGCGTTTCGGACTGGCCATCACGGTGCGCGACATCAGCGAAAGCAAGACGCATGAACTGGCCCTGCTGGACCAGATCAACACCGATGAATTGACAGGCCTGCCCAACCGTCATTGGGTGTTGCGCTACCTGAACCGGCTGTTGCACGACGCCGCCGGCGACGGCCGCGGTTTCGCCGTGCTGTTCGCCGACCTCGACGACTTCAAGAACGTCAACGACACGCTCGGCCACTCCAGCGGCGACCTGCTGTTGCAAGCGGTCACACAGCGGCTGCGCGAGCTGGTCCCCGCGCCGCATGAAGTGGTGCGCTTCGGCGGCGATTCGTTCACGGTGATTCAGCAAGGTGGCAGCATCGATGACGCGGCCCAGCTGGCGGATCGCATCCTGCAGGCGTTTTCACGCCCGCTGATGCTGTCCAACCAGAACATCCTGCAGGTCAACCTGTCGATCGGGATCAGCATCTTCCCGCGCGACGGCAGCAGTGTCGACGCGCTGCTCAAACATGCCGACACCGCCATGCACGCCGCCAAATCGGAGGGCAAGAAACGCTTCCGCTTCTACCAGCCGCAATTGTCCGAGCGGCTGCAGATCAAGATAGAAAATGAAAATGCCTTGCGCCTGGCGATCGAGCGTGACGAGTTCGTGCTGTATTTCCAGCCGCGCGTGAATGCGGTCAGCGGTGAATTCTGCAGCATGGAAGCACTGGCGCGCTGGAGGCATCCGGTGCGCGGTATCGTCTCGCCGCTCGAGTTCATCCCCGTGGCGGAAGAAACCGGCCTGATCCTGCAACTGGGTGAACTGATCATCCGCAAGGCCTGCGCGCAACTGGCGCAATGGCGTATCGCCGGCCTGCCGCTGCTGCCGATGTCGGTCAACGTCTCCTCGCGCCAGCTCAACCAGGGCAATCTCAACGACATCATTGCCTCCGCGCTGGCTGAATACGCGATCACCCCAGCCCAGCTGGAACTGGAACTGACCGAATCCTGCATGATGGCCGACGCCATCGAGGTCGCCGAAGAACTGGCGTCGTTCCGCAAGCTCGGCATCAAGTTGCTGGTGGACGATTTCGGCACCGGCTATTCATCGCTGTCGCAGCTGCAGCGCCTCGACCTGGACGTGCTGAAAGTGGACAAGGCCTTCACCGCCGAACTAGGCGTGCGGGCCGAAAGCGAAGTACTCTTCAACGCCATGGTGTCGATGGCGCACGCCCTGCGCATGACGGTGGTCGCCGAAGGCGTGGAAACCGAAGCGCAACTGCACCTGCTGCAGGCCTTGCACTGCGACGAGGTACAGGGTTACTACATCTCGCATCCCGTCCCCGCCGCCGACATTCCGCCGCTCATGCAACGCCGCTATCTGTTCCCTGCTGCTCCGGTCACGCTGGACTGA
- a CDS encoding TetR/AcrR family transcriptional regulator codes for MPDPATGRRRNPATHDAILDATCVLLDEIGFDKLSLEGVAARAGVGKATIYRWWPNKSSLAMEALLREVGPNVAFPETESARHDIENQIRKLAKLYRGKTGRVVCEMIGLSQFDAETMRLFNDNFLDPRRNAAKQVLLRGIQNGEFKPDLDFDVIFDLLYGPIIQRMLMRHAGIDERHVDLHVALVLDGITPAKTNIELI; via the coding sequence ATGCCTGACCCCGCTACGGGCAGGCGCCGCAACCCGGCCACGCACGATGCCATCCTGGACGCCACCTGCGTCCTGCTGGATGAGATCGGCTTCGACAAGCTCTCGCTTGAAGGCGTGGCTGCGCGCGCAGGTGTGGGTAAAGCGACGATCTATCGCTGGTGGCCGAACAAGAGTTCGCTGGCCATGGAAGCATTGCTGCGTGAAGTCGGTCCGAATGTCGCCTTCCCGGAAACCGAATCGGCCCGCCACGACATCGAGAATCAGATCCGCAAGCTGGCCAAGCTGTATCGCGGCAAGACCGGCCGCGTGGTGTGCGAAATGATCGGCCTGTCGCAATTCGACGCCGAGACCATGCGCCTGTTCAACGACAACTTCCTCGATCCGCGCCGCAACGCCGCCAAACAAGTCCTGTTGCGCGGCATCCAGAACGGCGAATTCAAGCCTGACCTCGACTTTGATGTCATCTTCGACCTGCTGTACGGTCCGATCATCCAGCGCATGCTCATGCGCCACGCCGGCATCGACGAGCGCCATGTTGACCTGCACGTCGCCTTGGTGCTCGACGGCATCACCCCCGCCAAAACCAATATCGAATTAATTTAA
- the msrA gene encoding peptide-methionine (S)-S-oxide reductase MsrA: protein MMKNTLHKYGLPLLFAASAITMSALPASPAFAAESAFRIPPPKSAPASNAATETVVLAGGCFWGVQAVFQHTLGVTSAVSGYAGGNKETARYEMVGSGSTGHAESVKVTFDPRKVSYGKILQIYFSVVHDPTQLNRQGPDSGTQYRSAIFYQSDEQKRIAADYIAQLDAAKVYPARIVTQLTPLAPAAFYAAEDYHQDFATLHPTQGYIARFDLPKIENFKQLFPSDYRAAPVTVFKK, encoded by the coding sequence ATGATGAAAAACACTTTGCACAAATACGGTTTGCCGCTTCTGTTTGCCGCTTCGGCAATCACGATGTCTGCATTGCCTGCCTCGCCCGCTTTTGCTGCGGAATCGGCATTCAGGATTCCACCGCCGAAAAGCGCGCCCGCCAGCAATGCCGCCACCGAAACAGTGGTTCTCGCCGGCGGTTGTTTCTGGGGCGTGCAGGCAGTGTTCCAGCACACTCTCGGCGTGACCAGCGCGGTGTCCGGCTATGCCGGCGGCAACAAGGAAACTGCGCGCTACGAGATGGTCGGCAGCGGTTCTACCGGCCATGCCGAATCGGTCAAGGTGACCTTCGATCCGCGCAAGGTTTCTTACGGCAAGATCCTGCAAATCTATTTCTCGGTTGTGCACGACCCGACCCAGCTCAATCGTCAGGGGCCGGACAGCGGCACGCAATATCGTTCGGCCATCTTCTACCAGAGCGATGAGCAGAAGCGCATCGCCGCCGACTACATCGCCCAGCTTGATGCGGCCAAGGTCTACCCGGCGCGCATCGTCACGCAATTGACGCCGTTGGCGCCGGCGGCGTTTTATGCGGCCGAAGACTACCATCAGGATTTTGCGACGCTGCATCCGACGCAAGGCTATATCGCGCGTTTCGATCTGCCAAAGATCGAGAATTTCAAACAGCTGTTTCCCTCCGACTATCGCGCCGCGCCGGTCACCGTCTTCAAGAAATAA
- a CDS encoding helix-turn-helix domain-containing protein: MITTPSLAPTPSRAAARSASDLLREWRLRRRMSQLDLACEADISTRHLSFLETGRSQPSREMLLRLAERLDIPLRERNTLLMAGGFAPLFPERALDDPALQAARAAVDQILTGHEPFPALAIDRHWNLVSANRVIPLLLAGVAPELLAAPVNVMRLSLHPQGLAPRIVNLPEWRRHLSDRLRQQIALSADPVLIDLMKELQDYPEPSEAKAGADEHPASPYAAVAVPFQLATEQGTLSFFSTTTIFGTPVDITLSELALECFFPANAETSAALRALLPD, translated from the coding sequence ATGATCACGACACCATCCCTCGCCCCCACGCCATCTCGTGCCGCCGCACGCAGCGCCAGCGACCTGCTGCGCGAATGGCGCCTGCGACGCCGCATGAGCCAGCTCGACCTGGCTTGCGAAGCCGACATCTCGACGCGCCATCTGAGCTTCCTCGAGACCGGCCGCTCGCAACCGAGCCGGGAGATGCTGCTGCGGCTGGCCGAGCGGCTTGATATCCCGCTGCGCGAACGCAATACCTTGCTGATGGCGGGCGGCTTCGCACCGTTGTTCCCGGAACGTGCGCTGGACGATCCGGCGCTACAGGCGGCGCGAGCGGCGGTCGACCAGATCCTGACCGGCCACGAACCGTTTCCCGCGCTGGCGATCGACCGCCACTGGAACCTGGTCTCCGCCAACCGCGTCATTCCGCTGCTGCTGGCCGGCGTGGCGCCGGAACTGCTGGCAGCACCCGTCAACGTCATGCGCCTGAGCCTGCATCCGCAAGGACTGGCGCCGCGCATCGTCAACCTGCCCGAATGGCGTCGCCACCTGTCGGATCGCCTGCGCCAGCAGATCGCCTTGAGCGCCGATCCGGTGCTGATCGACCTGATGAAGGAATTGCAGGACTACCCGGAGCCCTCCGAGGCCAAAGCCGGCGCCGATGAACATCCGGCCTCGCCTTACGCCGCCGTGGCGGTGCCGTTCCAGCTCGCGACGGAGCAAGGCACGCTGTCTTTCTTCAGCACCACCACTATCTTCGGCACGCCGGTCGACATCACCTTGTCGGAGCTGGCGCTGGAGTGCTTCTTCCCGGCCAATGCGGAGACTTCAGCCGCCTTGCGGGCATTGTTGCCGGACTGA
- a CDS encoding TetR/AcrR family transcriptional regulator, with translation MDTVITRTAKSELTLAAIVDTALDMAANEGLESLSLGEVAKRLNISKSGVFSRVGSREALQQAVLDEFDRRFVEEIFKPAMALPRGLPRLNKMIRNWLQRTNNDVSCLYIAGAFEYDDVVDSPMRDRIKKNILQWRGMLHRTIEQALEEGQLRPDTDPQQLVFELYCLMVGLMHDARFLRDPQALERVQTAYDRLISTYRSFNYHG, from the coding sequence ATGGATACCGTCATTACCCGTACAGCCAAAAGCGAGCTGACCCTGGCCGCCATCGTCGACACCGCCCTCGACATGGCCGCAAACGAAGGACTCGAGTCGCTTTCGCTGGGCGAAGTCGCCAAACGGCTCAACATCAGCAAGAGCGGCGTGTTTTCGCGCGTCGGCTCGCGCGAGGCTTTGCAGCAGGCGGTGCTGGACGAGTTCGACCGGCGTTTCGTGGAAGAGATTTTCAAGCCCGCGATGGCGCTGCCGCGCGGTCTCCCGCGCTTGAACAAGATGATCCGCAACTGGCTGCAGCGCACCAACAACGACGTCAGCTGCCTCTACATCGCCGGCGCCTTCGAGTACGACGACGTGGTCGACAGCCCGATGCGCGACCGCATCAAGAAGAACATCCTGCAGTGGCGCGGCATGCTGCACCGGACCATCGAGCAGGCGCTGGAAGAAGGCCAGTTGCGGCCGGACACCGATCCGCAGCAACTGGTATTCGAGCTGTATTGCCTGATGGTCGGACTGATGCACGATGCGCGGTTCCTGCGCGATCCGCAGGCGCTGGAGCGGGTGCAGACAGCCTATGACCGGCTGATTTCGACTTACCGCAGTTTCAATTACCACGGCTGA
- a CDS encoding beta-propeller fold lactonase family protein, whose amino-acid sequence MKKSALALGAVAALFAHAASALPSADDRVYTADQNNNTVSVINPATNTLVGQIRLGNPRPDVLSPLYKGQINVHGMGFSPDHKTLLVVSNGSNSVTFIDTATNKVKGTTYVGRSPHEGFFSADGKEVWVVVRGEDYISVIDPVSFKETGRIQTGVGPGMVQFMPDNKLAFAVSSFTPQVDVIDVQSHKVVKKIDVVSPFSPFLQFTPDYKEVWMTHKDVGKVTRIDTRTQQVVGVIDTGFITNHLSFARVGGKVLAYVTVGGENVVKVYTTDKDAKLIATIATGALPHGIWTADDSSRIYVGLENGDGVEVIDTASNKVIAHIGGGQAPQALVYLSHVAGADGGAANLVARVNSDPLNIRLQAAASGPAEARGFVVSRNLGVVDALEVSLFKLKPQTAYSVYLDGQAAPVARFVTDAKGMSNGTAIGPLRELAAPGVSSVEAAARIVVMEGNAAADVSKAVLVQAK is encoded by the coding sequence ATGAAAAAATCCGCATTGGCGCTCGGCGCTGTCGCAGCCTTGTTCGCACACGCCGCCTCGGCTTTGCCGTCGGCCGACGATCGCGTCTACACCGCCGACCAGAACAACAATACCGTCAGCGTCATCAATCCCGCCACCAACACGCTGGTCGGTCAGATCCGCCTCGGCAATCCGCGTCCGGACGTGCTGTCGCCGCTGTACAAGGGGCAGATCAACGTGCACGGCATGGGATTTTCACCCGACCACAAGACGCTGCTGGTGGTCTCCAACGGTTCCAACTCGGTGACCTTCATCGACACGGCAACCAACAAGGTCAAGGGTACGACTTACGTCGGTCGCTCGCCGCATGAAGGTTTCTTCAGCGCCGACGGCAAGGAAGTCTGGGTGGTGGTGCGCGGCGAGGATTACATCTCGGTAATCGATCCGGTCAGCTTCAAGGAGACCGGTCGCATCCAGACCGGCGTCGGTCCCGGCATGGTGCAGTTCATGCCGGACAACAAGCTGGCGTTTGCGGTGTCGAGCTTCACGCCGCAAGTCGACGTGATCGACGTACAGTCGCACAAGGTGGTGAAGAAAATCGACGTCGTCAGTCCGTTTTCACCGTTCCTGCAATTCACCCCGGACTACAAGGAAGTCTGGATGACGCACAAGGACGTCGGCAAGGTCACGCGCATCGATACCCGCACGCAGCAAGTCGTCGGCGTGATCGACACCGGCTTCATCACCAACCATCTGTCGTTTGCCAGGGTCGGCGGCAAGGTGCTGGCGTATGTCACCGTCGGCGGTGAAAACGTCGTCAAGGTCTACACCACCGACAAGGACGCGAAGCTCATTGCGACCATCGCCACCGGCGCCTTGCCGCATGGGATATGGACTGCGGATGACAGCAGCCGCATCTATGTCGGACTCGAGAACGGGGATGGCGTCGAGGTCATCGACACGGCTTCCAACAAGGTGATTGCGCATATCGGCGGCGGTCAGGCGCCGCAGGCGCTGGTGTATCTGTCGCATGTCGCCGGTGCGGACGGCGGCGCCGCCAATCTGGTTGCGCGCGTGAACAGCGATCCGCTCAACATCCGCCTGCAAGCGGCGGCCAGCGGTCCCGCCGAGGCGCGCGGCTTTGTGGTGTCGCGCAATCTCGGCGTGGTCGACGCGCTGGAAGTGTCGTTGTTCAAGCTCAAGCCGCAGACCGCTTACAGCGTCTATCTCGATGGCCAGGCAGCGCCGGTTGCGCGTTTCGTCACCGATGCCAAGGGCATGTCGAATGGCACGGCCATCGGACCGTTGCGAGAGCTGGCGGCGCCCGGCGTTTCATCGGTTGAGGCTGCAGCGCGCATTGTCGTGATGGAAGGCAATGCGGCGGCAGATGTGTCGAAGGCGGTGCTGGTGCAGGCGAAGTGA
- a CDS encoding YjgN family protein — protein sequence MSDTFDPPGQPEPTPPVSFASLLPAHTGPSVEAFSFSGRGSEYFRIWIVNLLLSVVTFGIYSAWAKVRRLRYFYDNTTVAGTSFEYHGNPIAILKGRIVAVVLLFGYQFAFNYNPLLGMIALLVFALAVPWLIWRSLQFKLYNSSYRGIRFGFRGNAGGAYKVYLLLPLLTLLTLYLLTPFTHQRIKRFQHNESRFGASHFSFDGSVGSFYKTYLVGFGIYLAGFIAIVVALGGTALIAAGRQFGAHSVFSFMLLFFALYAWTFLMYPLFLTLLQNLIWNHTRLGEHHFRSAMRWPRMMFIAFTNIIGIVVTLGLFTPFAQIRALRYKIESMSLHAAGNLDEFIADHAAQGSAAGEGMSDLLDFDLSL from the coding sequence ATGAGCGACACTTTCGATCCGCCGGGACAGCCTGAGCCCACTCCACCGGTCAGTTTCGCATCGCTGTTACCGGCACACACCGGGCCGTCGGTGGAGGCGTTTTCGTTCAGCGGACGCGGCTCCGAATATTTCCGCATATGGATAGTCAATCTGCTGCTGTCAGTGGTCACCTTCGGCATTTACTCGGCGTGGGCCAAGGTCCGCCGCTTGCGTTATTTTTATGACAACACGACGGTGGCCGGCACCAGCTTCGAGTACCACGGCAATCCCATCGCCATCCTCAAGGGCCGCATCGTGGCGGTGGTGCTGCTGTTCGGCTACCAGTTCGCGTTCAACTACAATCCGCTGCTGGGCATGATTGCGTTGCTGGTGTTTGCGTTGGCGGTGCCGTGGCTGATCTGGCGCAGCCTGCAATTCAAGCTGTACAACTCCAGTTATCGCGGCATCCGTTTCGGTTTTCGCGGCAATGCCGGCGGCGCTTACAAGGTGTATCTGCTGCTGCCGCTGTTGACCCTGCTGACGCTGTACCTGCTGACGCCCTTCACGCACCAGCGCATTAAGCGCTTCCAGCACAATGAATCGCGCTTCGGCGCCAGCCATTTTTCGTTTGACGGCTCGGTCGGCAGTTTTTACAAGACTTACCTGGTCGGCTTCGGGATTTACCTGGCGGGCTTCATTGCGATCGTGGTGGCGCTGGGCGGCACCGCGCTGATCGCGGCAGGCCGGCAGTTCGGCGCGCACAGCGTGTTCTCGTTCATGCTGCTGTTCTTTGCGCTGTATGCGTGGACGTTCCTGATGTATCCGCTGTTCCTGACGCTACTGCAGAATCTGATCTGGAACCACACCCGGCTCGGCGAACACCACTTCCGCAGCGCGATGCGCTGGCCGCGCATGATGTTCATCGCCTTCACCAACATCATCGGCATCGTCGTGACGCTGGGATTGTTCACGCCGTTCGCGCAGATCCGCGCGCTGCGCTACAAGATCGAATCGATGAGCCTGCATGCCGCCGGCAATCTCGACGAGTTCATTGCCGACCATGCGGCGCAAGGTTCCGCCGCTGGCGAGGGCATGAGCGACCTGCTCGACTTCGATCTGTCGCTTTGA
- a CDS encoding Pr6Pr family membrane protein, with the protein MSTPKNEPTLSAEIFPDRQPNTLSCMLALLIAVISWFALSAQTDITIDRLLDRGLTVMDGVERLTSYLTNLTILLSAVSFSALALPGVNQVSRFFRKPQVITAVVAYMIFVGIAYNLLLRQLWQPTGFRALVNESLHTVTPLLALVYWIFFVPRFQPSLKKCLLWLVYPLGYLSITLWRGGSSGFYPYPFINVRDLGYPHVLLNATGLFAGFLVLMGLLLVINNTGKNLLLRR; encoded by the coding sequence ATGTCCACACCCAAGAACGAACCGACCTTGTCCGCCGAGATCTTTCCCGACCGGCAACCGAACACCCTTTCCTGCATGCTCGCCCTGCTGATCGCCGTGATCAGCTGGTTTGCGCTGAGCGCCCAGACCGACATCACCATCGACCGCCTGCTCGATCGCGGCTTGACGGTCATGGATGGCGTCGAGCGTCTGACGAGTTATCTCACCAACCTGACCATCCTGCTGAGTGCGGTGAGCTTTTCCGCGCTGGCCCTGCCCGGCGTCAATCAGGTCAGCCGCTTCTTCCGCAAGCCGCAGGTCATTACGGCGGTGGTGGCATACATGATCTTCGTCGGCATTGCCTACAACCTCCTGCTACGCCAGCTGTGGCAGCCGACCGGTTTCCGCGCGCTGGTCAATGAAAGCCTGCATACCGTGACGCCGCTGCTGGCGCTGGTGTACTGGATTTTTTTCGTGCCGCGCTTTCAGCCCAGTCTGAAGAAATGCCTGCTGTGGCTGGTCTACCCGCTCGGCTACCTGAGCATCACGCTGTGGCGCGGCGGCAGTTCCGGCTTCTATCCCTATCCCTTCATCAACGTGCGCGACCTCGGCTATCCGCACGTGCTGCTCAACGCCACCGGCCTGTTCGCCGGTTTTCTGGTTCTGATGGGCCTGTTGCTGGTCATCAACAACACCGGCAAGAATCTGCTGCTGCGCCGCTGA
- a CDS encoding nuclear transport factor 2 family protein, producing the protein MTNLNNEQTSKLVDLYIAVWNEPDAARRAGLIDELWTADASYRDPLMQGEGHAAISQLVAAVHERFPGFRFSRIGAADSHGDHLRFSWALGLDGEEAMIKGTDYAVLEGGRLRSMTGFLDQVPA; encoded by the coding sequence ATGACAAACCTGAACAACGAACAGACGAGCAAGCTGGTCGACCTCTACATCGCGGTCTGGAACGAGCCCGACGCCGCGCGCCGCGCCGGCCTGATCGACGAACTCTGGACCGCTGATGCCAGCTACCGCGATCCGCTCATGCAAGGCGAGGGCCACGCGGCCATCTCGCAACTGGTCGCGGCGGTGCATGAGCGCTTCCCGGGCTTTCGTTTCAGCCGCATCGGCGCGGCCGACTCTCATGGCGATCATCTGCGTTTTTCGTGGGCGCTGGGACTGGATGGCGAGGAAGCCATGATCAAGGGCACCGATTACGCTGTGCTGGAGGGGGGACGCTTGCGCAGCATGACCGGCTTCCTCGATCAGGTGCCGGCCTGA
- a CDS encoding M48 family metallopeptidase, with amino-acid sequence MQVAAFYFDGKTSRRHTVTLDVADGLATISGEAERVCPINQLRVSERLNRAARKVTYPDGAYLEIQDNAAFTSLLHATAHRDSLVVRMQQNWRATLAAAATLVAVLVLGYLYLLPLAAEVVARSLPISVEQRIGDGALDFLDDHVLLPTQLPAARRTAITTRFRALTAEVEGVPHYEIVFRKSRIGPNALALPSGQIVLTDEIVTLLDDDDAVMGVLAHELGHVHRRHLMRRLIQSSAIGAAATALFGDVSAVIANVPTVLLDMKYSRDVEREADDYAVELFKANGISRKKLAYVFEKLGEKEAAGGGVPPYLSSHPASAERVERILNAQ; translated from the coding sequence ATGCAGGTTGCAGCGTTCTATTTCGACGGCAAGACCTCGCGTCGCCATACGGTCACGCTGGACGTGGCCGACGGCCTCGCCACCATCAGCGGCGAGGCCGAGCGGGTGTGTCCGATCAACCAGCTGCGTGTCTCCGAGCGGCTCAACCGGGCTGCGCGCAAGGTGACCTATCCCGATGGCGCTTATCTTGAAATCCAGGACAACGCCGCCTTCACCAGCCTGCTGCACGCCACGGCGCACCGCGATTCGCTGGTGGTGCGGATGCAGCAGAACTGGCGCGCCACGCTGGCAGCCGCGGCCACGCTGGTGGCGGTGCTGGTGCTGGGTTACCTGTATCTGTTGCCGCTGGCGGCGGAGGTCGTCGCCCGCTCGTTGCCCATCAGCGTCGAGCAGCGCATCGGCGACGGCGCACTGGATTTCCTCGATGATCATGTCCTGCTGCCGACGCAGTTGCCGGCCGCAAGGCGCACCGCCATCACGACGCGCTTTCGTGCGCTGACGGCGGAGGTCGAAGGGGTGCCGCACTACGAGATCGTGTTCCGCAAGAGCCGCATCGGGCCGAATGCGCTCGCGCTGCCGTCGGGTCAGATCGTGCTGACCGACGAGATCGTCACGCTGCTGGACGACGACGATGCCGTCATGGGCGTGCTCGCACATGAACTGGGCCACGTACACCGGCGCCACCTGATGCGCCGCCTGATCCAGAGTTCGGCGATCGGCGCGGCTGCGACGGCGCTGTTTGGCGACGTCTCGGCGGTGATCGCCAACGTCCCGACGGTGCTGCTGGACATGAAATATTCGCGCGACGTCGAGCGCGAAGCCGACGACTATGCCGTGGAGCTGTTCAAGGCAAATGGCATCAGCCGCAAGAAATTGGCGTACGTGTTCGAGAAGCTGGGGGAGAAGGAAGCTGCCGGCGGCGGCGTGCCGCCCTACCTGTCGAGCCACCCGGCCAGCGCCGAACGGGTCGAGCGCATCCTCAACGCGCAATAA
- a CDS encoding DUF305 domain-containing protein: protein MEQTMRFMAGQRHVAAAMAVAGSVLAATIFLCSSGNVLAQDMQNSQHMQHHHATETAAAHGMAPPAFIASTAKPFAGLMDDAMAVMDYGMAQAPMNGKPAHDFITMMMPHHQGAIDMAKAVLLYSDDPEIRNLALGIITEQQNEIKVMQAWLQRHGGAGGQ from the coding sequence ATGGAACAAACAATGAGATTCATGGCCGGGCAGCGCCACGTCGCTGCTGCAATGGCAGTCGCCGGCTCGGTGCTGGCAGCGACGATTTTCCTGTGCAGCAGCGGTAATGTGCTGGCCCAGGATATGCAGAATAGCCAGCATATGCAGCACCATCACGCCACTGAAACCGCCGCCGCGCACGGCATGGCGCCGCCGGCCTTCATCGCCAGCACCGCAAAGCCGTTTGCAGGATTGATGGACGACGCCATGGCGGTGATGGACTACGGCATGGCGCAGGCGCCGATGAACGGCAAACCGGCACACGATTTCATCACGATGATGATGCCGCATCACCAGGGCGCGATCGACATGGCGAAGGCCGTGCTGCTGTACTCCGATGATCCGGAAATCCGCAATCTGGCGCTGGGCATCATCACCGAACAGCAGAATGAAATCAAGGTCATGCAAGCCTGGTTGCAGCGTCATGGCGGCGCCGGCGGCCAATAG